CGGGACCGACGACATCGACTCGACGCCGCCGGCGACGACCGCGTCCATCTGGCCCATGGCGACGGAGTTGTAGGCCTGGGCGATGGTCTGGACGCCCGACGAGCAGAACCGGTTGACGGTCACGCCCGGCACGGAGTCCGGCATCTTGGCGATCTGGGCGATGGCCCGCGCCATGTTGTTCCCCTGCGGGCCCTCGGGGTAGGCGCACCCGATGATGACGTCGTCGATCATGGCAGGGTCGAGCCCCCTCACGCGCTCGAGCGCGCCGGTCACGGCCGTCGCGCCGAGGTGCTCGGGGCGGACGTCCTTGAGGGCGCCCTTCTTGGCTTTCCCCACCGGCGTGCGCACGGAGGAGACGATGTAGGCTTCGTTGACTTGCATATCTGTAGAGTCGCGTGCCGCTGGCGGACGCTGCCGCCAGCCGACGGCTTAGTTGCGGAGCGGCTTGTTGGTCGTGAGGATGCTCTGGATGCGGGCCTGCGTCTTCTCCTCGCCGAGGAGCGAGAGGAACACCTCGCGCTCGAGCTCGAGGAGGTAGTCCTCGTGGACGAAGGCCGGCTGCGTGAGGTCACCGCCGGTCATGACCCAGGCGAGCCGCTGGCCGAGGTACTTGTCGTAGTCCGAGACGTAGTCGCCCTCGCGGAACTGGTGGAGCGCGGCGTCGAACTGGGCCCGGCCCGGCGCGCCGAGCACGTGGACGTTCGTCCGCACCGGCGGCGGGAGGTAGCCCTGCTCGCTGAGCCGGACGACCTCCTGCTTGGCCACGTGGAACCGCCGCGCGTCGTTCATCACGATGATGGCGTCGTCGCCGACGAAGTTCATCTCGCGGGCCTGCTGAGCACTCTCGGCGACCTTCGCCATCGCGATCTGCTCGAAGTGCTGGCGCAGGACCGACTGGATCTCGTTGACGTAGTCGGAGCCGGCGAGCTCAGCGGCCTTGGCCGTCATCATCGTCGTGCCGGCGCCGCCTGGGATGAGGCCCACGCCGAGCTCGACGAGACCCATGTACGTCTCGGCCGCCAGGACGGGGTGCGGGCAGGCGATCGTCATCTCGCAGCCGCCGCCGAGCACGCGCTGGTGCGTCGTGACCACGACCGGCTTCTCGGCGTAGCGGATCCGGAGGACGGCCCGCTGGAAGCTCTCGATAAAGGGCTCGAGGTCACTCACCTCCCCCATCGCCATGGCCATCACGACCTCGCCGAGGTTGGCGCCGACGGAGAAGTTGTTCCCCTCGTTGCCGATGATCATGCCGCGGAGGTCGCGGTCGTCCTCCACCTTGGCGATCGCCTCCATGAGCCCGGAGATCACCTCCTGGCCGAGGCTGTTCGACTTGGACCGGAACTCGAAGAGAGCGACGCCATCGCCCACGTCGAGGAGCGCGGCCTCGTCGTTCTGCCAGAGCGTGTTGTTCTCGTCCTCCTTGAGGTAGGTCAGCCCCCACTCGTCCGCCGGGCGCGGGTCGGCCTGGTAGTCGCCTGAAGCGGGCGTCCAGACCTCGGGAATGCCGGCCTCGGTGTCGCGGTAGAACCCCTCGGCAGGCACGTCGGCGACCCAGTCGGGCACCTCGATGCCGTCCTCCTGGAGGGCGTCGCGGACAGCGTCGATGCCGAGCGTGTCCCAGATCTGGTACGGCCCCATCTCCCAGCCGAAGCCCCACTGGAGCGCGCGGTCGATGTTCGAGGGCGAGTCCGAGATCTCGGGCGTCCGGCGGGCCGTGTAGCCGATGAGGTCGAGCGTGGTCGACCGGAAGAACTGGCCGGCCTTCCCGTCGTCGGCCCAGAGCGCCTTCAGACGCTCCGGCAGGTCGCCGGCCTTCTTGAACGGCGACACGTCGAACCCGAGCTCCGCAGGGTCCTCGTACTCCATCGTCTCGGGGTTGAGCGACTTGATCGTCTTCCCCTCCTTCTTGTAGAAGCCCTCCTTCGACTTGGCGCCGAGCCGCTTCAGGTCCACGAGCCGCTGGAGGACGTTCGGGACCTGGAACCGCTCGCGGGACTCGTCCTCCGGAATCGCCTCGTAGAGGTTGGCCGTGACGTGGCGGAGCGTGTCGAGGCCGACCACGTCGGCCGTGCGGAACGTGGCGCTCTTGGCGTGCCCGATGAGCGTGCCCGTGAGCGCGTCGATCTCCTCGATCGAGAAGTCGCCGGTCTCGAACTGCTCGACGGCGCCGAGCATGGCGTACGTCCCGATCCGGTTGCCGATAAAGTTCGGCGTGTCCTTGGCCACCACGATCCCCTTGCCAAGGTGGACGCGGGCGAACGACGACACGCGCGCCATCACCTCCGGATCGGTGTCCTCGGTCGGGATGACCTCGAACAGCTTGAGGTAGCGCGGCGGGTTGAAAAAGTGGGTCCCGAGGAAGCGCCGCTTGAACGCGTCCGAGCGGCCCTCGGCGATCTGACCGATCGGCAGGCCCGACGTGTTGGTCGAGATCACCGCCGTGTCGCTGGCGGCCGCCTCGATCCGCTCCATCACCTGCTGCTTGATGCCCATCCGCTCGACCACGACCTCGATGACCCAGTCGGCCTCGGCGATCTTGTCGAAGTCGTCGTCGAAGTTGCCGAGCGCGATCCGGCTCTGGGCGTCTTCCGACATGAACGGGTCCGGCTTCATCCGGGTCGCGTCCTTGAAGGCGCCCTCGACGAGGTCGTTCTTCTTCCCCTCGCGGCCGATCGACTCGGGCGTGACGTCGAGGAGGAGCACGTCGAGGCCGGCGTTCGCGAGGTGGGCGGCGATCTGGCTGCCCATGACGCCGGCACCGAGGACGGCGGCGGTCTTGAACGGCTTGTGGGCCCAGAACGGCGTCTCGGCCGTGCCAGCGTCGGTGCCGTTGGAGGTGAGGGTCGGGGTTTCCATCGGGTCGGAGGAAGAGATCAGAGGAATCGGAGCGCGGGCGGCGCGGGCCGCCCGCGGAAAGGGCTAGACGAAGGCGCCGAGGCCGGTGACGTGGCGGCCGACGATGAGGGAGTTGATCTCGTTCGTGCCCTCGTAGGAGTAGATGGCCTCCGTGTCGGCGAAGGCGCGGGCGACGTGGTTGTCGATGAGGATGCCATTGCCCCCGTGGAGGTCGCGGGCGAGCGCCACGACGTCGCGGCAGCGGGCGGCGGTGTAGACCTTGGCGAGCGACGCCTGCGCGTCGGTCATCCGGCCGGCGTCTTGGAGCTGGCTCAGCCGGAGGCACATGGTCTGGAGCGCCGTCACGTTGCCGAGCATGTGGACCAGCTTGTCCTGGATGAGCTGGAACTGGGCGATCGGCCGGCCGAACTGGAGGCGCGTCGTGGCGTAGCGCTGGCTCCGCTCGTAGGCCCCCATCGCGCAGCCAACGGCCTGCCACGCCACGCCCGCCCGCGTCAGCTTGAGGACCTCGGCGACATCGGCGAACGAGTCGGCCTTCTGGAGCCGGTCGGAGTCGGGGACGCGGCAGTCGCTCAGCGTGATGAGGCCGTTCTCGACGGCCCGGAGCGCGATCTTGCCGCGGATCTTCTCGACGGAGTAGCCCTCGTGGCACTGGGGCTGGACGAGGAAGCCCTTGACCTGGCCGTCGGCCTCGTCGCGCGCCCAGATCACGACGACGTCGGCGAACGTCGCGTTGCCGATCCACTTTTTCTGGCCGTTCAGGACCCACTCGTCGCCCTCCCGCCGGGCCGTCGTCGTGACGCCCCCGGCGATGGCGCTGCCCACCTCGGGCTCGGTCAGGCCGAAGGCGCCGATCACGTCCCACGCGCGCATCTTGGGCAGCCACTCGGCCTTCTGCTCGTCGCTGCCGCAGACGAGGACCGACTGCATCGCGAGGCCGGAGTGGACGCCGAAGAACGTCGCCGTGCTCACGTCGACGCGCGCGATCTCCATCGTGAGGAGCCCCTCCATCACGGAGCCGTTGGGCTCGCGCGTCTCGAGGTCCTCGCCGTAGATCGCGGTCAGGAGGTCGAGCTTCTGAAAGCCCGGGACGAGCACGTCGAGCGGCGTCCGGTCGCCCAACCACGCCTCGTTGATGACGGGCTCGACCCCCTCCTCCATGAACCGGCGGAGCTCGGCCATCTTGGCCCGCTGCGCCTCTGAGATCAAGCCGTCGATGTCGAAAAAGTCGCCGTCGGGTGCGGGCGGCTCGTAGGCGGCGGGGCCGGCTGCCGCGCGTTCGAGGCCCTTGAGCGAGGCCGCGACGGCCGCCTCGTCCATCTGGCCAAACGCGGCCGCCAGCCGGTCGAGGTCGACGCCCGAGGCGGAGAGGGCCGCAAGCGCTTCCGGGGAGGCGGCGGGCGCGGCGGCCGGGGCCGAGGTGCCGTCCCCCGAGGCG
This sequence is a window from Rubrivirga marina. Protein-coding genes within it:
- a CDS encoding 3-hydroxyacyl-CoA dehydrogenase/enoyl-CoA hydratase family protein; the encoded protein is METPTLTSNGTDAGTAETPFWAHKPFKTAAVLGAGVMGSQIAAHLANAGLDVLLLDVTPESIGREGKKNDLVEGAFKDATRMKPDPFMSEDAQSRIALGNFDDDFDKIAEADWVIEVVVERMGIKQQVMERIEAAASDTAVISTNTSGLPIGQIAEGRSDAFKRRFLGTHFFNPPRYLKLFEVIPTEDTDPEVMARVSSFARVHLGKGIVVAKDTPNFIGNRIGTYAMLGAVEQFETGDFSIEEIDALTGTLIGHAKSATFRTADVVGLDTLRHVTANLYEAIPEDESRERFQVPNVLQRLVDLKRLGAKSKEGFYKKEGKTIKSLNPETMEYEDPAELGFDVSPFKKAGDLPERLKALWADDGKAGQFFRSTTLDLIGYTARRTPEISDSPSNIDRALQWGFGWEMGPYQIWDTLGIDAVRDALQEDGIEVPDWVADVPAEGFYRDTEAGIPEVWTPASGDYQADPRPADEWGLTYLKEDENNTLWQNDEAALLDVGDGVALFEFRSKSNSLGQEVISGLMEAIAKVEDDRDLRGMIIGNEGNNFSVGANLGEVVMAMAMGEVSDLEPFIESFQRAVLRIRYAEKPVVVTTHQRVLGGGCEMTIACPHPVLAAETYMGLVELGVGLIPGGAGTTMMTAKAAELAGSDYVNEIQSVLRQHFEQIAMAKVAESAQQAREMNFVGDDAIIVMNDARRFHVAKQEVVRLSEQGYLPPPVRTNVHVLGAPGRAQFDAALHQFREGDYVSDYDKYLGQRLAWVMTGGDLTQPAFVHEDYLLELEREVFLSLLGEEKTQARIQSILTTNKPLRN
- a CDS encoding acyl-CoA dehydrogenase family protein codes for the protein MDPTVSTPGASGDGTSAPAAAPAASPEALAALSASGVDLDRLAAAFGQMDEAAVAASLKGLERAAAGPAAYEPPAPDGDFFDIDGLISEAQRAKMAELRRFMEEGVEPVINEAWLGDRTPLDVLVPGFQKLDLLTAIYGEDLETREPNGSVMEGLLTMEIARVDVSTATFFGVHSGLAMQSVLVCGSDEQKAEWLPKMRAWDVIGAFGLTEPEVGSAIAGGVTTTARREGDEWVLNGQKKWIGNATFADVVVIWARDEADGQVKGFLVQPQCHEGYSVEKIRGKIALRAVENGLITLSDCRVPDSDRLQKADSFADVAEVLKLTRAGVAWQAVGCAMGAYERSQRYATTRLQFGRPIAQFQLIQDKLVHMLGNVTALQTMCLRLSQLQDAGRMTDAQASLAKVYTAARCRDVVALARDLHGGNGILIDNHVARAFADTEAIYSYEGTNEINSLIVGRHVTGLGAFV